The Vagococcus penaei genome includes the window CGATGTTCGTTTTGTGCATCAATCGTTCTCAGACATGGCAGTCAATGATGTGGACTTAACAACTCAGTTAGGTCCTTTTCATTTAACCGTTCCCTTTTTTATTAATGCCATGACTGGCGGAAGTGCTAAAACGAGTATCATTAATAAAAATTTGGCACTAATTGCCAAAGAAACCAACTTAGCAATGGCGGTTGGTTCTGTAAGCGCCGCACTAAAAGACGAAGCAGTTGCTGATAGCTTTAAAGTCGTACGTGAAGTGAATCCAGACGGCTTAATTTTTGCTAATTTAGGGGCACATCACGGTATTGACAATGCAAAACGTGCGGTTGACTTACTTCAAGCCGATGCCTTGCAAATTCATTTAAATATTCCTCAAGAAATTGTCATGCCAGAAGGTGATCGTGATTTTTCTAGCTGGCAACGAAATATTGAACAAATTGTCACTGAACTCGATGTCCCAGTGATTGTCAAGGAAGTCGGCTTTGGTATGTCACAAAAAACGATTAACCAACTAATTAATTTAGGCGTGACAATG containing:
- the fni gene encoding type 2 isopentenyl-diphosphate Delta-isomerase is translated as MTQWNRKDQHVHLAEMQYQSVGQAGFNDVRFVHQSFSDMAVNDVDLTTQLGPFHLTVPFFINAMTGGSAKTSIINKNLALIAKETNLAMAVGSVSAALKDEAVADSFKVVREVNPDGLIFANLGAHHGIDNAKRAVDLLQADALQIHLNIPQEIVMPEGDRDFSSWQRNIEQIVTELDVPVIVKEVGFGMSQKTINQLINLGVTMIDISGRGGTNFIQIENERRENKEYSYLYDWGQSTTESLLEASLFANQAAFIASGGIKNPLDIIKSLRLGASAVGLSGEFLHRSLSQGNEATIQVINAWKQELKGILTLLEVNQLRELKKTEIVLSPNLMNWCQQRNIQTGLL